A genomic stretch from Cellulomonas sp. KRMCY2 includes:
- a CDS encoding ABC transporter permease, producing the protein MRAALAGARMQLWRARRSPDDLQILFTTPFFAIVLLGMTLAAGRDDLLGHALLAPVLMGLWMFSIALAGDVLLEEKGGGTLELAISSPTSLLWVVLGRIGSVTMLGLLPMVETYLVARLLFRVEVEVPHPGVFTVAALATTFAMAGTSTLISAWFVLARGGGMFANFLSYPVYILSGVMVPVAFLPDWIEPLSRLVFLTWGAELLRDSLEPGPVSDVGLRLAVVVGLGLVGLAAGQGLVRLALRRVRELGTVSSA; encoded by the coding sequence GTGAGGGCGGCACTCGCTGGCGCCCGGATGCAGCTGTGGCGGGCACGGCGCTCACCCGACGACCTGCAGATCCTGTTCACGACGCCGTTCTTCGCCATCGTGCTGCTCGGCATGACGCTGGCGGCAGGACGCGACGACCTGCTGGGGCATGCGCTTCTGGCGCCGGTACTGATGGGGCTCTGGATGTTCAGCATTGCCCTCGCCGGGGACGTGCTGCTCGAGGAGAAGGGCGGCGGCACCCTCGAACTGGCGATCAGCTCGCCGACCTCGCTGCTCTGGGTCGTGCTCGGACGCATCGGTTCGGTGACGATGCTGGGTCTGCTGCCGATGGTCGAGACCTACCTCGTCGCGCGGCTGCTCTTCAGGGTCGAGGTCGAGGTGCCGCATCCCGGAGTCTTCACCGTGGCCGCCCTGGCGACCACCTTTGCCATGGCTGGCACGAGCACGCTCATCTCAGCCTGGTTCGTGCTGGCGCGAGGAGGCGGCATGTTCGCGAACTTCCTGAGCTATCCGGTGTACATCCTCAGCGGCGTGATGGTGCCCGTGGCGTTCCTGCCCGACTGGATCGAGCCGCTGTCGCGGCTGGTCTTCCTCACCTGGGGTGCCGAGCTGCTGCGAGACAGCCTGGAGCCCGGCCCTGTGTCCGACGTCGGACTGCGACTGGCGGTCGTGGTCGGGTTGGGACTCGTCGGCCTGGCCGCGGGGCAGGGGCTCGTGCGGCTGGCTCTCCGCCGGGTCCGTGAGCTTGGGACGGTCAGCAGTGCGTGA